The genomic region AGGTGAAGAACCAGTACACGACCGCCATGAAGAGCGAGATCTCGAGCAGGACGCCTCCAGGATACAGCAGCGACTCCGGTTGGCTGGGGATGACCCGCCGACCGATCTCGAAGAAGTCGAAGAGCCCGACGATGAACACGAGCGACGTGTCCTTGAACAGGCCGATGGCCTGCCCGACGATGGCGGGGATCACGGCGCGAAGCGCCTGCGGGAGGACGATCAGGCGGGTGGTCTGCCATCCCGACAGGCCGAGCGCGCGGGCGGCTTCGCGTTGCCCGCTCGGGATGGACTGCAGGCCCCCGCGGACGTTCTCCGCCATGTACGCCGACGCGAACAGCGTGACCGCCACCATCGCGCGCGTCAGGGCGGGGATGGAGTCGGGGCTGACGTCGAGGAGGAGGGGCACCATGAGGCTGGCGATGAACAGCCAGGTGATGAGGGGGGCCCCGCGGATCAGTTCGATGTAGGCGACGCTGACGCCCCGGATGGCAGGGAGGTGGCTCTGTCGGCCCAGCGCGAGGAGGATCCCGAGGGGGAAGGCGACGGTGATGCCGACGCTCGCGAGGACGAGCGTGAGCAGGAAGCCGCCCCACTCAACGGTCCGCACGACCTGCATCGGGCCGTCCCCGCCGAGCCCGTAGACGAGGATCACGGCGACGGGGAGGCCGACCGCCCACGCCCACGTCTGGATGCGCACGAGGCCGGGGGCGAGGCGGCCGGCGGCGTACCCGCCGAGCGCCAGGGCGCTCGCGGCGACCCACGCGAGCCGCACCGACTCCCAGAACGGGATCGCGATGGCGGTTAGGAGAAGTGCGAGGCCGGTGAACCACCAGAACACGCCGCCGGCGATGCGGCCCTTGCCTGCGTGCCGCGCGAGGCCGGCGGTGAGGCCCGTGAGCATCAGGAGCGTAGCGGCCGCGAGCACCGGGCGCCACAGGAGGTCGGCGGGGTAGCGGTAGACCGCGAGGAGCTTCAGGTTGTTCCACAGCGGCTGCCAGGACGCTCCCCCGGTCACCCACCCGAGCAGGCTCCAGGCCGCGAGCAGCAGGAGGCTGCCGACGGCGAGGGAGGTGACCGTGTTGACGGGTCCGGAGAACAGGTTGCGGCGCGCCCATGCGGGCAGGCCGCGTTCGCCGGGGGGTGGGGGGCGGGAGGGGATCATCTGCATCTCAACGCTCCACGATCGCCATGCGGGCGTTCACGACGTTGAGGACGAAGGCGAAGGCGAGACTGATCGTCAGGTACGAGACGATGATCAGGAGGATGACCGGGACGCTGGCGCCGGTCTGGTTGGCGACGATGGTGCTGATGGCGAAGATCTCGGCGTACGCCGCGAGGGGCGCGAGGGAGGAGTTCTTCGTGAGGTTCAGGAACTGGCTGATCATGGGGGGCAGGATGATGCGGACCGCTTGCGGGAAGATCACCAGTGAGAACGTCTGGGCGCCCGACAGCCCGAGCGCCTTCGAGGCTTCGGTCTGGCCCTTGGGCACCGCCAGGATGCCGGCGCGGACGATCTCGGCGATGAACGTCGCGGTGTAGATCACGAGGGCCAACAGGAGCGCGAGGTAGCTGGCGGTGAAGCGGAAGCCTCCCTCGTAGTTGGAGACCGGGACCGTGGGGGTGCTGACGACCAGCGCGCCGGAGGGGCGGATCTCGACGGTGGCGTCGAGGGTGGGGGCGTCCTCGTCGTCGCCGGGCGTCCCGAAGAGGCCGACCGGACCCGACGCGCCGACCGACCCGACGCCGCTCCCCCCGGTCGCGGCGTCCGCCTCGAGCGACGCGACCGGTTCGAAGCCGGGGATGCGGAGGAGGCCGTCGCGGTCGGAGACGAGGTCGCGCCGGAAGCCCTCGACGACCAGGGCGGTCTGGACGTTGCGGAAGCCCTCTCCGTCGTCGCCGACCTCCTCGCCGGCCTGCCAGACGCCGTCGCCGTTGCGGTCCTCGTAGACGAGCGCCGCGATCGGTTTCTCGACCCAGTGCAGGTCGAAGCGTTCCACCTGGGCGTCGTCGAGGAGGCGCGCCTCGACCGCGTCGTACTCGCCGTCCTCGAGGACGGGGTAGCGCACGACGCTGGGTTTGACGGTGCGTTGCTCGACGAGGTTGCGGCTTCGGGCCGTGAGGGCGCCCTCCGCGACGCGGACCGTGACCGGGACGAAGCCGTAGCGGGCTTCGTCGCGGTCGCGTTCACCGTCGCCGTCGGCGTCGAGGAACGACACCCCGCGTCCGCGGTCGGCGGTGAACTCCACCGCGAGGGTCGCGGGGCGGTCGTCGCCCGCGGAGGCGGCGACGTAGCCGACGGCGGTGACGACGGCGAAGACGGCGAGGGTGGTCGGCCAGGCGCGGCCGGGGCGTTCGCTGGCGACGATGCGGCGGCGCCGCAGGCGGTGCGCGACCGCCGCCAGCACGAGGGCCGCCGCGATCCACGGAAGCCACTGCGTGAAGGCGAAGCCGGGGTAGGCGAAGGGGAAGGCGAGGCCCTTGTTGGAGAAGTAGATCCCACCGGGGAGGCGGATCGGAGCGGTGATGGTGGGGGGCAGCGTCGCGATGACGGCGGTGTACCAGAAGATGATCTGCACCGCGAGCGGGGTGTTGCGCAGCAACTCGACGTAGCCGCCGGCGATCTGTCGCAGCAACCAGTTCCCGCTGAGGCGCGAGACGCCGACGGCG from Trueperaceae bacterium harbors:
- a CDS encoding amino acid ABC transporter permease is translated as MQMIPSRPPPPGERGLPAWARRNLFSGPVNTVTSLAVGSLLLLAAWSLLGWVTGGASWQPLWNNLKLLAVYRYPADLLWRPVLAAATLLMLTGLTAGLARHAGKGRIAGGVFWWFTGLALLLTAIAIPFWESVRLAWVAASALALGGYAAGRLAPGLVRIQTWAWAVGLPVAVILVYGLGGDGPMQVVRTVEWGGFLLTLVLASVGITVAFPLGILLALGRQSHLPAIRGVSVAYIELIRGAPLITWLFIASLMVPLLLDVSPDSIPALTRAMVAVTLFASAYMAENVRGGLQSIPSGQREAARALGLSGWQTTRLIVLPQALRAVIPAIVGQAIGLFKDTSLVFIVGLFDFFEIGRRVIPSQPESLLYPGGVLLEISLFMAVVYWFFT
- a CDS encoding ABC transporter permease subunit (The N-terminal region of this protein, as described by TIGR01726, is a three transmembrane segment that identifies a subfamily of ABC transporter permease subunits, which specificities that include histidine, arginine, glutamine, glutamate, L-cystine (sic), the opines (in Agrobacterium) octopine and nopaline, etc.) — its product is MPTDPQRPIPVWRNVKTLGIVAQVVFVAVLLGALAILWTNVTSALARSDLPANFGWLDARAGIPISERPIPYTADDPYWRALVVAFLNTLKIALIGVTLATLLGIAVGVSRLSGNWLLRQIAGGYVELLRNTPLAVQIIFWYTAVIATLPPTITAPIRLPGGIYFSNKGLAFPFAYPGFAFTQWLPWIAAALVLAAVAHRLRRRRIVASERPGRAWPTTLAVFAVVTAVGYVAASAGDDRPATLAVEFTADRGRGVSFLDADGDGERDRDEARYGFVPVTVRVAEGALTARSRNLVEQRTVKPSVVRYPVLEDGEYDAVEARLLDDAQVERFDLHWVEKPIAALVYEDRNGDGVWQAGEEVGDDGEGFRNVQTALVVEGFRRDLVSDRDGLLRIPGFEPVASLEADAATGGSGVGSVGASGPVGLFGTPGDDEDAPTLDATVEIRPSGALVVSTPTVPVSNYEGGFRFTASYLALLLALVIYTATFIAEIVRAGILAVPKGQTEASKALGLSGAQTFSLVIFPQAVRIILPPMISQFLNLTKNSSLAPLAAYAEIFAISTIVANQTGASVPVILLIIVSYLTISLAFAFVLNVVNARMAIVER